In Desulfobacteraceae bacterium, the sequence GATGGCCAGGCCGATGACGCCGGCACCGGCCAACAGAGGCCCGATATTGACGCCCATGGAGGAGAGGATCGTCATGGTGACCATGACCACCAGGACCGTGCCGACAAACTTGCGGATCATCGGCAGCAGGGTGAAGGCGCGGCTGCGGGTAGCCGCCCCGCCCCACTCCTCCTCCTCCTTGTCCTCCTCCTGGTCCTCGGGGGTGGATTCCCGGATTTTGCGCTCGATCCAGGAGCTGATGAACTGCCACAAGAACAGGGCCAGGGTCAGAATGATCAGGGCGTCCAGCAGCACGCCGGCGAGACTGGAGACCAGCGGGATGGTGATGTGCCAGAGGTGGGCCAGCCAGACGGCCAGGGCGGCGACCACAACCACGCGCGCCAGGCGGCTGATTTTGTGATACAGCTCCCGGCCTTTGCGGCGCTGTTCGAGGACCTCGGGGGTCGGCTCGGCCTTGTCGGCATAGGTCTCCTGGTGGATTTTGAGGGTGCTCAGGGTGTTTTTGACCACCCACCCGGCCAGGCGGTCCGCCACCATCCAGATGGGGACCACGAAGAAGCTCAGAATGAAGGCCCCGCTTTTTTTGACGTCGGGGTCCGCCAGGTCTTGGATCAGCAGAAACCAGAGTAGAAAGAGGTAGACCACTGCCAGGATATGCCAGACGGCGGCAAACTGCTTGCGCACCCAGGGCATGTTCTGATCACTACCTGCGGCCGACGCGATGAGCTGGTCCCGCACCCTGCGCCGGGAGACGACGACGGCGACGGCGCTGGCGGCAAGCAACAGCGTCGCGAAAAACACCTGCAGCAGCAAGACCGAGTCGCGCCCTGCCCCAAGCCGCAGAAACAACACGCCGGCCATCAGAGCGGCCACGATGTAGCCGCCGGCGCCCACCAGCAGGCGATGGGCCGCAACGGCGACACGGCTGTCCATGGGCATGATCCGGAAGGCCGGGGCAGTTGGAGAGAAAAGGATGCGCGAGAGGATCGCCAGCAGCCTGATGACCGCCACGGTGACCAGCATCGCCAAGAAAAACAGCCGGGTATTGGGCGAATCGTTCCAGATGAACACCATCGTCATAAAATAGGCGGCGGCGCAAAAGAAAACCAGTCCCAGGAGGTCGGGAAGGCTCCGTACCAGGCCGGCAAGCAGCCTGTCCGCGTTTCCCAGCTGCGGCGCGTTCTGCTCCTGGAAAGCCGTGAGGTAGGTGCGGATGAAAAACGATCTGAAAAGGACTTCCGCGACCAGGGCGAGGCCGATGAAAAAAAGCGCCCAGAAAAGGTTGCGCACGGCGCAGTAGGCGGCCTCCTCGGGGCAGAGGGTGCCCAGCGCCCGATGCAAGTCGGGCAGCACGCGGGGAATCTGCGACCACAGGTAAGTGAAATGGGTCTTGTTGGTCTCGTGCTCGCTGTGGAGCGCCCGCAGAAGGGACGACAGAAAGGCGGCCGGGCCCGTCAGGGCTTGCGGATCGGGTGCCGCTGCGCCCGCCGCGTCCTTTTGCAGCTCGGCGATCAGCATCCGCCGGACCTGCTCGTCGGTGAGGCCGGCGAGGATTTTTTCAACTTCAACCGTCGGTTCCCCGGCGGCAGGGGTGGACGTGTCAGCGCCGTCGATGCCCTGCCCGGCGGCATGCGACCTGCCGACCAAAAGCGTCCCGGCGGCGCAGGCCAGCAACAACCAGCAAACCGGGATCGCCGCCATTTTCAAGCTCAGCCGCATATGTCCTCCACATCTTGATAAACCGGTGAATCTGCTTACCACCCGATTTAGCTTTAAAAGGAAAAGTATAGTAATTATGTCACACTGCAAAGGCAACTTCAATTTTGGATGTCCACAATGCTCCAACAACAACCCCCTAACAAATCGGACTTATAGTGTTTTCGATGAGAAGGGTTGTTTCTGAAAAATTGCCCGTATTTCCAAATGATTAATGCAACACAGAGTTAGCTTGATGGATAACCGAGGATTCACCGGCCCGCACACCGGCTCTTGCAACCCGCCGCCCGTGAAGAATTGCCTTCCGTTGACACCCATTCCTCATCCTGGCATACTCCGCCCGCACAAAAATCCAGTTTCAGCCAGAGCCCGAAACGCCGGCCGATTTACCACGCTCACCGCCCGGGGGCCGGTGCGTTTCTGGTAGTTCACAGATAAGACCTGGACCTGCGGTCGCCAGGCGACCGTGACAGCCTGCAGGGAGGTGTTTGACTTATGGGACTGTTTGGCATTCTACTCGGGTTGGGGGTTCTGATCTGGCTGTCGTTTCGGGGCTGGAGCATTCTGGTGCTGGCACCGGCGGCGGCGCTGATCGCCGCGCTGGCCGCCGGGGAGCCGCTGCTCGCGCACTGGACCCAAACCTTCATGGGCTCGGCGAGCGGGTTCCTGGCCCAGTTCTTCCCGCTCTTTCTGCTGGGCGCCGTCTTCGGCAAGCTCATGGACGACAGCGGGTCGGTGGCGACCATCGCCCGGTTCATGACCGAACGGCTCGGTGCGCGCCGCGCCATGCTGGCGGTGGTGCTCGCAGGCGCCCTGGTGACCTACGGCGGTGTGAGCCTGTTCGTCGCCTTCTTCGTTATCGGGCCGATGGCCCAGGCCCTGTTTCGCGCGGCCGATATCCCCAGCCGCCTGATGCCGGCCGCCATCGCCCTGGGCACCTCGACCTTCACCATGTCGGCCTTGCCGGGCACGCCAGCGATCCAGAACGCGATCCCCATGCCGTTTTTCGGTACCACCCCCTTCGCCGCCCCCGGATTGGGCATCATCGCGGCTCTCATCATGCTGGGCTTCGGCCTGTGGTGGCTGGCGCGCGCCGAGGCCGCCGCCCGCCGCGCCGACGAGGGCTTCGGCGAGACCGCCGTAGACCCCGATGCCGCCGCCGAGGACCCGCTGGTGCGCGAACGCGCGACCACCGCCGCAGCCTTCGACCCGGTGGAGGTCCATCGCGGCCAGCACAGCCCCCAGGGCCCCACGGTCCTGGTGGCCGTCCTGCCCCTGGTAGTGGTGATCCTCGTCAACCTCACCATGTCCATGCTGGTGCTGCCGCGCATGGACACGGGCTTCCTGGCCGAGGCGCGCTGGGGCGGAATCCCGCTTTCGGCGGTGAGCGGGGTCTGGTCGGTGATCGTGGCCCTGGTCTCGGCCATCCTCGTCCTGGTGGCCTTCAACTACCGGCGCCTGCCGGCGCTGCGCGACACGGTCGACGCCGGGGCCAACGCCTCGGCCCTGCCAGTCCTGAGCGTGGCCAGCCTGGTGGGCTTCGGGGCCGTGGTGGCCGCCATGCCGGCATTTGAAGTGGTGCGCAATTGGGTGCTGGGGATCGAGGGCGGGCCGCTGGTGTCGCTGGCGGTGTCCACCAACCTGCTGGCCGCCTTGACCGGCTCGGCCTCGGGCGGGATGACCATCGCCCTGGAGGCGCTGGGCAAAACCTTCATGCAGATCTCCGCCGAGACGGGCCTGGATCCCGCCCTGATGCACCGGGTGGCGGTGATCGGCTCGGGCACCCTGGACAGCTTGCCACACAACGGCGCGGTGGTCACCCTGCTGGCCGTCTGCGGCTGCACCCACCGCAAGAGCTATTTCGACATCGTGATGGTCGGGATCGTCGGCGCCCTGATCGCCCTGGTGGCCGTGATCGTCCTGGGCTCGATGTTCGGTTCGTTTTAGGCCGGCGACCCGATCAGCGCGGCACGATCTCCTGGACCACCCGCACCGCCGAACTCCGCGGCGCCACGGTTTTGCCCCGGGCCTCGATCTGGGCACGGGTAAAGGCCGCCCCCAGCAAAAGGATCAGCGCCGAGTAGTAAACCCAGAAGAGCACGATCACCACCGCACCCGCCGCCCCATAGGTCGAGGCCGTCGCCGTGTTGGCCAGATAGGCCGCGATGGCGTGGCGCCCGACGGCAAACATCAGCGCGGTGACGACCGCCCCGCCCATCACATCCCCCCAGGAGACGATGATATCCGGCAGCACCTTGAAGAGCGCGGCGATAAACAGCACCCCGATCAGCAGCGAGGCTAGCCAACGCCCCCCGCTCAGCAGCAGTTCGGTGGCCGGGGGCGAGGCGTCGATGAGGGGCGCGACGGCGCCCAGGGCGATGCCGAAGACGAAGTAGAGCAGCAGCCCCAGGCCGATCAAGAGCACGATCAACAGGGCCAGCAGCCGCGATTTGGCCATCCGCCAGAGGCCGCTGCGTTCCGGGTCGGGCCTGACGCCCCAGATGGTGTTCAGCGACCAGCGCAGCTCCGCAAATACCGTGGTGGCACCCACCAGGACGGCGCCGATGCCCAGCACGCTGGGCATCAGGCCGGTGGCTTCGATCCGCGACATGAGCACCAATTGCTCGATCGCCCGGGCCGCCTCGGCCCCCATGGTGTCCGCCAGCCGGGCGACGATCTCGCCCTGGGCGGCGCTTTCGCCCAGTACGACACCGATCACCGCCACGGCGATGATCAGGGTCGGGGCCAGGGAAAACAGGGTGAAAAAGGCCAGCGAACCGGCGTGACTGAAGGCGTCGTGATCCAGCCAGAGCTGCCCCGCACGGTACGCGATCCGGAACCAGCGTTTCCCAAGTCGCAGAAAATTGCCTTTCACCTGAACCGGGCCTCGGCTTGCGCCTGAATTTATCCGGGCTTCAGCTCCTGCCTGGGCCGCCGAAGTTTTTTTTGATGAACCAAACGATGGGGGTCAGAAGCCAGCGGGTCAGCAGTTTCAACAGGTTGCTGCGCCCAATGGGCCGCGCCAGAAAGGGGCTGACGCGGTAATAGCCCTGGATGAATTTCCGACCGCAAAAGCTTGGGGCGAGATGATCGTCCCGGAAGGTTTTCAGCAGCACGACTTCCCGGGCCAGGGGGGAGCCGTAGGCGGCGGTGGCGATGAAGCAGAACTTTCGCTTGGTTTCCCGGGCCGAGGCCTCTTCCGCAACCTCGCCGGCATCGGTTTCTTCAACCTGGGGCGGTGCCGGTGACGGCAAATTGATGGGCGCCACTGCGGCAAGCTCGACAAGATCCTCATCCACGGGGGGCGCGTCTAAGGGTTGCGCGCTTTCGTCATCCGGGAGGGGTTCGGCTGCGGTCTGATCCGGCCGGTCTTTCGAGAGGGCGTCCTCCTCGACGTCA encodes:
- a CDS encoding GntP family permease gives rise to the protein MGLFGILLGLGVLIWLSFRGWSILVLAPAAALIAALAAGEPLLAHWTQTFMGSASGFLAQFFPLFLLGAVFGKLMDDSGSVATIARFMTERLGARRAMLAVVLAGALVTYGGVSLFVAFFVIGPMAQALFRAADIPSRLMPAAIALGTSTFTMSALPGTPAIQNAIPMPFFGTTPFAAPGLGIIAALIMLGFGLWWLARAEAAARRADEGFGETAVDPDAAAEDPLVRERATTAAAFDPVEVHRGQHSPQGPTVLVAVLPLVVVILVNLTMSMLVLPRMDTGFLAEARWGGIPLSAVSGVWSVIVALVSAILVLVAFNYRRLPALRDTVDAGANASALPVLSVASLVGFGAVVAAMPAFEVVRNWVLGIEGGPLVSLAVSTNLLAALTGSASGGMTIALEALGKTFMQISAETGLDPALMHRVAVIGSGTLDSLPHNGAVVTLLAVCGCTHRKSYFDIVMVGIVGALIALVAVIVLGSMFGSF
- a CDS encoding YihY/virulence factor BrkB family protein, with the translated sequence MKGNFLRLGKRWFRIAYRAGQLWLDHDAFSHAGSLAFFTLFSLAPTLIIAVAVIGVVLGESAAQGEIVARLADTMGAEAARAIEQLVLMSRIEATGLMPSVLGIGAVLVGATTVFAELRWSLNTIWGVRPDPERSGLWRMAKSRLLALLIVLLIGLGLLLYFVFGIALGAVAPLIDASPPATELLLSGGRWLASLLIGVLFIAALFKVLPDIIVSWGDVMGGAVVTALMFAVGRHAIAAYLANTATASTYGAAGAVVIVLFWVYYSALILLLGAAFTRAQIEARGKTVAPRSSAVRVVQEIVPR
- a CDS encoding mechanosensitive ion channel, with amino-acid sequence MRLSLKMAAIPVCWLLLACAAGTLLVGRSHAAGQGIDGADTSTPAAGEPTVEVEKILAGLTDEQVRRMLIAELQKDAAGAAAPDPQALTGPAAFLSSLLRALHSEHETNKTHFTYLWSQIPRVLPDLHRALGTLCPEEAAYCAVRNLFWALFFIGLALVAEVLFRSFFIRTYLTAFQEQNAPQLGNADRLLAGLVRSLPDLLGLVFFCAAAYFMTMVFIWNDSPNTRLFFLAMLVTVAVIRLLAILSRILFSPTAPAFRIMPMDSRVAVAAHRLLVGAGGYIVAALMAGVLFLRLGAGRDSVLLLQVFFATLLLAASAVAVVVSRRRVRDQLIASAAGSDQNMPWVRKQFAAVWHILAVVYLFLLWFLLIQDLADPDVKKSGAFILSFFVVPIWMVADRLAGWVVKNTLSTLKIHQETYADKAEPTPEVLEQRRKGRELYHKISRLARVVVVAALAVWLAHLWHITIPLVSSLAGVLLDALIILTLALFLWQFISSWIERKIRESTPEDQEEDKEEEEWGGAATRSRAFTLLPMIRKFVGTVLVVMVTMTILSSMGVNIGPLLAGAGVIGLAIGFGAQKLVADVFSGFFYLMDDAFRVGEYITAGAVSGTVETITLRNVMLRHHRGMLMIVPHSELGAITNFMRGGIIVKFNLDFPYDADIDQIRKIIKKVGKKMLENEEFGQDFIRPLKSQG